One Devosia lacusdianchii genomic window carries:
- a CDS encoding SIS domain-containing protein has translation MRQEVEAIPSVVATFLDKSGPVLDAAAAALRDRDPLLVATVARGSSDHACSYLKYAIELTLGVPVASIGPSVASIYGKDLKLPGSAAIAISQSGKSPDIVGMAQSVRRSGAITIAITNTADSPLAAASDFTIDLHAGIEKSVAATKTFVTSVVAGLSLIARWSGDQSLSTAISDLPNSLAKAVACDWSEMIGALDGQNALYVLGRGPGFAIANEAALKFKETCNIQAESYSAAEVMHGPVAIVTPGYPVLGLAARDAAEASVADMAHKLAGQGALAFLTSDRPGAARALPFAATGHSVTDPLALIVSFYGFVEALSRHRGFNPDVPPALKKVTETV, from the coding sequence ATGCGGCAAGAAGTCGAGGCTATTCCCAGCGTCGTCGCCACCTTCCTCGACAAAAGTGGCCCCGTACTCGATGCGGCCGCTGCCGCTTTGCGTGACCGCGATCCGCTGCTGGTTGCCACTGTCGCCCGCGGTTCGTCCGATCACGCCTGCTCCTACCTTAAATACGCTATCGAGTTGACCCTGGGCGTACCCGTCGCGTCCATCGGCCCATCGGTTGCATCCATCTACGGCAAGGATCTCAAGCTGCCGGGCAGCGCGGCCATCGCTATCTCGCAGTCGGGAAAATCGCCTGACATCGTCGGCATGGCCCAGTCGGTGCGCCGCTCCGGCGCGATCACCATCGCCATCACCAACACCGCCGACTCCCCGCTGGCCGCGGCGTCCGACTTCACCATCGACCTGCATGCCGGCATCGAGAAGAGCGTTGCGGCCACCAAGACGTTCGTGACCTCTGTCGTGGCCGGCCTCTCGCTGATCGCCCGCTGGAGTGGCGACCAGTCCCTCAGCACCGCCATCAGCGATCTTCCCAACTCGCTCGCTAAGGCCGTCGCATGCGACTGGTCCGAAATGATCGGCGCGCTCGATGGCCAGAACGCCCTCTACGTGCTCGGTCGAGGCCCCGGCTTCGCCATCGCCAATGAAGCGGCGTTGAAATTCAAGGAAACCTGCAACATCCAGGCCGAGTCCTATAGCGCTGCCGAGGTGATGCACGGCCCGGTCGCCATCGTAACTCCGGGCTATCCCGTGCTGGGGCTCGCGGCCCGCGACGCTGCCGAAGCCTCCGTGGCCGATATGGCGCACAAGCTGGCCGGGCAGGGCGCTCTCGCCTTCCTCACCAGCGATCGTCCTGGCGCTGCCAGGGCCTTGCCATTCGCGGCGACCGGCCATTCGGTCACCGATCCGCTGGCGCTGATCGTCTCCTTCTATGGCTTTGTCGAAGCGCTGTCCCGCCATCGCGGCTTCAACCCCGATGTGCCCCCAGCTCTCAAGAAGGTCACCGAAACGGTATGA
- the nagA gene encoding N-acetylglucosamine-6-phosphate deacetylase, translating into MSDLVAISGARIFDGHDWHDDAALLVEFGHVAGIVPSNAVPANAETVHLDGGMVVPGFIDLQVNGGAGILFNNEPTVEAIRAICAVHAQFGTTALLPTLITDTVEVNIAAIAAGKAATEQAVPGFIGLHLEGPHLSLARKGTHDPALIRPMDDSDLARLIAARADLPNLLCTVAAETVTPQQIAALSGAGITVSIGHSDAGTDTTRAAFASGATMATHLFNAMSQIGNREPGVVGSVLTTEGVFAGLIADGIHVHPASIEIALRAKQGPGRIFLVTDAMSQTGTDIQTLTLNGRTITRADGALRLADGTLAGADLDMIDAVEFMHTTIGLSLDEAVRMASLYPAEAMGIQAEYGHLGAGAFASFVHLSDERQVRSTWINGNRAFQA; encoded by the coding sequence ATGAGTGATCTCGTCGCCATTTCGGGTGCCCGCATCTTCGACGGGCACGACTGGCATGACGATGCCGCGCTGCTGGTCGAGTTCGGCCATGTCGCCGGCATCGTTCCGTCGAACGCGGTTCCAGCGAATGCTGAAACCGTCCATCTTGATGGCGGCATGGTCGTGCCCGGCTTCATCGATCTGCAAGTCAATGGCGGCGCCGGCATCCTGTTCAACAATGAGCCGACCGTCGAAGCGATCCGCGCCATCTGCGCCGTGCACGCCCAGTTCGGCACCACGGCACTGCTGCCGACGCTGATCACCGACACGGTCGAGGTCAACATCGCCGCCATCGCCGCCGGCAAGGCCGCGACCGAGCAAGCGGTGCCCGGCTTCATCGGCCTCCACCTCGAAGGCCCCCACCTGTCGCTGGCGCGCAAGGGGACGCATGATCCGGCACTGATCCGCCCGATGGACGACAGCGACCTCGCGCGTCTCATCGCCGCCCGCGCCGATCTGCCCAACCTGCTCTGCACCGTGGCCGCAGAAACCGTGACACCGCAACAGATCGCGGCTCTTTCGGGCGCCGGGATCACCGTCAGCATCGGCCACTCCGATGCCGGCACCGACACCACGCGCGCCGCCTTCGCATCGGGCGCCACCATGGCCACGCACCTGTTCAACGCCATGAGCCAGATCGGCAACCGCGAACCCGGCGTGGTCGGATCGGTGCTCACCACCGAGGGTGTCTTTGCCGGCCTCATCGCCGATGGCATCCATGTCCACCCGGCCTCGATCGAAATCGCCCTGCGCGCCAAGCAGGGCCCGGGCCGCATTTTCCTTGTGACTGACGCGATGTCGCAGACGGGTACGGATATCCAGACGCTGACGCTCAACGGCCGCACCATCACCCGCGCCGATGGCGCCCTGCGCCTGGCTGATGGCACGCTGGCCGGCGCCGATCTCGATATGATTGATGCCGTCGAGTTCATGCATACGACGATCGGCCTAAGCCTCGACGAGGCCGTCCGCATGGCCTCGCTCTATCCGGCCGAGGCGATGGGCATCCAGGCCGAATACGGCCACCTCGGCGCTGGAGCCTTTGCAAGCTTCGTGCATTTGTCCGATGAACGGCAGGTGCGGTCCACCTGGATCAACGGCAACAGGGCGTTTCAAGCTTAG
- a CDS encoding NADPH-dependent F420 reductase, translated as MKIGVLGTGEVGQALARKLASDGHDVLMGARSATNEKAQAFARDTGNKAGAFADAIRHGEWLFVCVDGAHTIETLRSAGPDALDGKIVIDISNLPVPDPSDKGSLGLTVQRTFPNARVVKTLNCVSAELMTDPARLPGNHTVFVSSDDAEAKAAVVDLLAGFGWKSIVDLGGIASARGPEHFVALWVEIYGALGITDFNFAFLRGQG; from the coding sequence ATGAAGATTGGCGTTCTCGGCACCGGCGAAGTCGGTCAGGCTCTTGCGCGCAAGCTGGCTTCCGACGGCCATGACGTGCTGATGGGCGCTCGGTCCGCGACCAACGAAAAGGCTCAAGCCTTTGCTAGGGACACCGGCAATAAGGCGGGCGCTTTTGCCGATGCGATCCGGCATGGCGAGTGGCTTTTCGTCTGCGTGGACGGCGCCCATACCATCGAAACCCTTCGTTCTGCCGGGCCGGACGCGCTTGATGGCAAGATCGTCATCGACATCTCCAATCTGCCGGTCCCCGATCCCAGCGACAAGGGCTCGCTGGGCCTGACGGTTCAGCGCACCTTTCCAAACGCGCGCGTGGTCAAGACGCTCAACTGTGTCTCGGCCGAGCTTATGACCGATCCCGCCCGCCTGCCGGGCAATCACACGGTTTTCGTATCGAGCGACGACGCCGAAGCCAAGGCGGCCGTGGTCGACCTGCTCGCCGGTTTCGGCTGGAAATCCATCGTCGACCTCGGCGGCATTGCTTCTGCCCGCGGCCCCGAGCACTTCGTCGCGCTCTGGGTAGAGATCTATGGCGCGCTGGGCATCACCGACTTCAACTTCGCCTTCCTGCGCGGCCAGGGCTGA
- a CDS encoding SDR family oxidoreductase, whose product MANKGKVAVITGGSSGIGKSAALGFAAAGYEVAICGRRADALQAVAAETRGYWGECDVTDPTAVAHFFTGVKERYGRVDVVFNNAGRFAPATSFGDLDVLTWQEMINTNLNGAFYVAREAFRAMRDQSPQGGRIINNGSISAYVPRPGAASYTTSKHGITGLTKAISLDGRAFNIACGQIDIGNAATDMTSHMNSGSLQANGTIMPEPTFDVAHVVEALLYMAGLPLSANVQFMTVMATTMPYIARG is encoded by the coding sequence ATGGCGAACAAGGGTAAGGTGGCCGTAATCACCGGCGGGAGCTCGGGGATCGGCAAGTCGGCGGCGCTGGGTTTCGCCGCGGCGGGCTATGAGGTGGCGATCTGTGGCCGTCGCGCCGATGCGTTGCAGGCCGTGGCAGCCGAAACGCGCGGTTACTGGGGCGAATGCGACGTGACGGACCCAACGGCGGTGGCGCATTTCTTCACCGGCGTGAAGGAGCGGTATGGCCGCGTCGATGTCGTCTTCAACAACGCCGGGCGGTTTGCGCCGGCGACGTCGTTTGGTGATCTCGATGTCCTGACCTGGCAGGAAATGATCAATACCAACCTCAATGGCGCGTTCTATGTGGCGCGCGAGGCGTTCCGTGCCATGCGCGATCAGAGCCCGCAGGGCGGGCGGATCATCAACAATGGTTCGATCTCGGCCTATGTGCCCCGGCCCGGTGCCGCGTCATACACGACGTCAAAGCATGGCATTACCGGATTGACCAAGGCGATCTCGCTTGACGGCCGGGCCTTTAACATCGCCTGCGGGCAGATCGATATCGGCAATGCCGCTACCGACATGACCAGCCACATGAATAGCGGCTCGCTGCAGGCCAATGGCACGATTATGCCGGAACCGACTTTCGATGTTGCGCATGTGGTGGAGGCCTTGCTCTATATGGCCGGCTTGCCGCTATCAGCCAACGTGCAGTTCATGACGGTGATGGCGACGACCATGCCCTATATCGCGCGCGGCTAA
- a CDS encoding porin, protein MKLKSLILGSVAAAGLSTAGFAADLGVLTSLDVCDELGLSGLTISSDTNCLQISGGVSYEFNWGDFRTEATVARTHDSNRAVSIGNAPTDWNSKVEAWLKFVGTASSDFGPAKAVIKLKSIEFTRVNRGELDAVAGVDTVVDNDGERDGVYIDEAYVSIGDSTVIMAGKKGSIANLGDDEPFNYLGLFGSDGIDGKGVGIDGDTTYLGGHVIQVVSDLGNGVSVGVGLENLNGSSDPLPLSAANAPFTHGTLVGVVSYAGENLTAHLTGAAFGILDGTVESWAVHAGATGTFDAFKVRGAIAYWDNVKFNGQTALGRKGIAAGVFGEQDLLNALVSVEGTFDLFKIALSGEVASVSGAVSYTDFGVGGSIGVTVTEGVSINLGARYFQDGLAVDASDDTFQVSAQLVAAVTETLKVTGEIGGYFGDAVTTATAGDNIYYGNVGLDWAPGGGFTSSVKGEVNSESAYKVTFKAAKSFE, encoded by the coding sequence ATGAAACTCAAGAGCCTTATCCTCGGTTCTGTTGCTGCTGCCGGTCTCTCGACCGCTGGCTTCGCTGCCGATCTGGGCGTCCTCACCTCGCTGGACGTCTGCGACGAGCTGGGCCTGTCGGGCCTGACCATTTCGTCCGACACCAACTGCCTGCAGATCTCGGGCGGCGTCTCCTACGAATTCAACTGGGGCGATTTCCGCACCGAAGCCACCGTCGCTCGCACTCACGACAGCAACCGCGCTGTCTCGATCGGCAATGCTCCGACCGACTGGAACAGCAAGGTTGAAGCCTGGCTCAAGTTTGTTGGCACCGCTTCGTCGGACTTTGGTCCTGCCAAGGCTGTGATCAAGCTCAAGTCGATCGAATTCACCCGCGTTAACCGTGGCGAACTCGACGCCGTTGCTGGTGTGGACACTGTTGTCGACAACGATGGCGAACGCGATGGCGTCTACATCGATGAGGCTTACGTCTCGATCGGCGACTCGACCGTCATCATGGCTGGTAAGAAGGGTTCGATCGCGAACCTGGGCGACGACGAGCCCTTCAACTATCTCGGCCTGTTCGGCTCCGACGGTATCGACGGCAAGGGCGTTGGCATCGACGGTGACACCACCTATCTCGGCGGCCATGTCATCCAGGTCGTTTCTGATCTCGGCAACGGCGTTAGCGTCGGTGTTGGTCTCGAAAACCTGAACGGTAGCAGCGACCCGCTGCCGCTGTCGGCCGCAAATGCTCCCTTCACCCACGGCACGCTCGTTGGCGTTGTTAGCTACGCTGGCGAAAACCTCACCGCTCACCTGACTGGCGCTGCCTTCGGCATCCTCGACGGTACGGTTGAATCTTGGGCTGTGCATGCTGGTGCGACCGGCACGTTCGACGCCTTCAAGGTTCGTGGCGCTATCGCTTACTGGGATAACGTGAAGTTCAACGGCCAGACCGCTCTTGGCCGCAAGGGCATTGCTGCTGGCGTGTTCGGCGAGCAGGACCTCCTGAACGCCCTGGTCAGCGTCGAAGGCACCTTCGATTTGTTCAAGATCGCCCTGTCGGGTGAAGTTGCCAGCGTCTCTGGCGCTGTTAGCTACACCGACTTTGGTGTTGGTGGCTCGATCGGTGTGACCGTCACTGAAGGCGTGTCGATCAACCTCGGCGCTCGCTACTTCCAGGACGGCCTCGCTGTCGACGCTTCGGACGACACCTTCCAGGTTTCGGCTCAGCTCGTTGCTGCCGTCACCGAGACCCTCAAGGTCACCGGCGAAATCGGCGGTTACTTCGGCGATGCGGTCACCACCGCAACTGCCGGCGACAACATCTACTACGGCAACGTTGGTCTCGATTGGGCTCCTGGCGGCGGTTTCACCTCGTCCGTCAAGGGCGAAGTCAACAGCGAAAGCGCCTACAAGGTTACCTTCAAGGCTGCCAAGTCGTTCGAGTAA
- a CDS encoding OmpA family protein produces the protein MIRDLLKWVAPGLATVLGGTALLLTMTSANVASDVGAQGASAMQGAGYDWAELTVDARDVILSGTTTDQEMADAAVSRLANLSGVRTITTDITLAPLSRPYLFEARIDDGVVSIAGGVPDERTRQLLLSRAGLEEGGLELRSGMPERRTWLAGAQYAVDQLSHFDQGQVTLSDLTLELTGRAKSERDFRDLLIIMRAGAPSGVALGSVDIRPALVSPYEWSASSDGARISVEGFVPDEALIERLRSADVAGLPVATGLALGSGEPAGFAELSQKLIEQLSKLEYGAATITDGQSSLTGAPPTAEIADDIVAQLESSGSIVVLDPPRISDYWTSATRQPGGLTIFDGYAPDEATREALGQRAGADISWLKLGRGAPERYQSAMDFGLAALERMSEGRFALRDNVLTLSGVARSGADYEALVAEMAASAPQGLVLVRAEISAPRAAQYNWTATKDTAGVISLSGMVPSPTVEATLLAAAGPSASENLTYASGEPSNFVAAAQTGIGLLQWLSDGKVVYDGTGWTVTGNAKSAIDKGAIDADFVTRQLAAAGWSMAVAEPIPAIPQVSPYIWSVSKTADGAIVLNGHAPTAGFQRFAAIHAGDKVTDRTSLGAGAPEGFIAAATAALDAVLALEAGSARFDGTSWSISGAAPSMEARGATLAALASTTDSSSWSIAVEAPEPVPAATTPYVWSATKSADGQVTLTGLVPAAALQRFLAVRAGEGAIDETAVDPTAPENFATDVLAAIDALAGVTEGAARFDGSQWSLEGKLRDADSAATIDTALAAATTPADAWLLTLITPPPAPGAAVVTEQPAEPPALEPASIDPAYAFSASRLPDGTVILSGQVPADPAMRYLGAITNGDTAAVSIAQGAPENFLPSAEAGLRALMQLTEGQLDFASGAWSLKGIAADEAVRDAVVAAVAANPEGNSWSLTVDVPPPAPEPAVAAVATTAAPPSEPVAAVDIAACQAPLADFSARNAILFQSGRAIIAAESDPALAELATDLSACPDAVVHIEGHTDADGDEQLNLALSVARAEAVVEALVQRGVTPARLYAVGYGESRPIADNESAEGKRLNRRIVVTVTGEHY, from the coding sequence ATGATCAGGGACCTCCTCAAGTGGGTCGCGCCGGGACTGGCAACTGTCCTGGGCGGCACGGCATTGTTGCTGACCATGACTTCGGCGAATGTCGCCAGTGATGTTGGCGCTCAGGGCGCGTCTGCAATGCAGGGTGCCGGTTACGACTGGGCAGAATTGACTGTCGATGCCCGGGACGTGATCCTGTCGGGAACCACCACTGATCAGGAAATGGCCGATGCCGCCGTTTCTCGGCTGGCCAACCTGTCGGGCGTGCGAACAATTACGACGGACATCACGCTCGCCCCACTTTCTCGGCCATATTTGTTCGAGGCCCGGATTGACGACGGCGTCGTCAGCATAGCGGGCGGCGTACCCGATGAGCGTACGCGCCAATTGCTATTGTCTCGTGCCGGTCTCGAAGAGGGTGGGCTGGAGCTGCGCTCTGGCATGCCCGAACGTCGAACTTGGCTGGCGGGGGCGCAATATGCGGTCGACCAGCTGAGCCATTTCGATCAGGGTCAGGTGACCCTGTCCGATCTCACGCTCGAATTGACCGGTCGGGCCAAAAGTGAGCGCGATTTCCGCGATCTGCTCATCATCATGCGGGCAGGGGCCCCCAGTGGCGTGGCGCTCGGCTCCGTCGATATCCGCCCCGCTCTGGTTTCGCCCTACGAATGGAGCGCTTCGTCCGATGGCGCCCGGATCAGCGTCGAGGGCTTTGTGCCCGACGAAGCGCTGATCGAGCGATTGCGCAGCGCTGATGTTGCCGGCCTGCCGGTCGCCACCGGGCTGGCATTGGGTTCCGGCGAACCAGCCGGATTTGCCGAGCTTTCCCAAAAGCTTATCGAGCAACTCTCAAAACTTGAATACGGAGCGGCCACGATCACCGACGGCCAGAGTTCGCTCACCGGAGCGCCTCCAACTGCCGAAATCGCCGATGACATCGTGGCCCAACTTGAGTCTTCGGGCTCGATTGTCGTACTCGATCCGCCACGCATCTCAGACTATTGGACCAGCGCCACCCGCCAGCCGGGCGGATTGACGATTTTCGACGGCTACGCCCCCGACGAAGCGACGCGTGAGGCACTGGGTCAGCGAGCAGGGGCTGATATCTCCTGGCTCAAGCTCGGACGCGGGGCCCCGGAACGTTACCAGTCCGCCATGGATTTCGGGCTCGCTGCACTCGAGCGCATGAGCGAAGGTCGCTTCGCTTTGCGCGACAATGTGCTGACGCTCAGCGGCGTTGCGCGTTCGGGCGCGGACTACGAGGCCCTCGTCGCTGAGATGGCAGCGAGCGCGCCCCAAGGCCTTGTGCTGGTGCGCGCCGAGATATCGGCGCCCCGCGCTGCGCAATACAATTGGACCGCGACCAAGGATACGGCCGGCGTCATTTCGCTCTCCGGCATGGTCCCGAGCCCAACGGTCGAGGCAACACTGCTCGCGGCGGCGGGGCCGTCGGCCAGCGAGAACTTGACCTATGCGTCGGGTGAACCGAGCAATTTCGTGGCTGCAGCGCAGACTGGGATCGGCCTGCTGCAATGGCTGAGCGACGGCAAGGTGGTCTATGACGGCACGGGTTGGACTGTGACGGGCAACGCCAAGTCGGCGATCGACAAGGGCGCGATCGACGCCGATTTCGTCACCCGCCAGCTCGCTGCGGCGGGCTGGTCCATGGCCGTCGCTGAACCAATTCCCGCAATTCCGCAAGTGTCGCCATACATCTGGTCCGTCAGCAAGACAGCCGATGGAGCTATAGTCCTGAACGGTCATGCCCCGACCGCTGGCTTTCAGCGCTTCGCCGCAATCCATGCCGGCGATAAGGTTACGGACAGAACCAGCCTGGGCGCCGGGGCGCCGGAAGGCTTCATCGCCGCGGCGACCGCGGCACTCGATGCCGTACTGGCCCTCGAAGCCGGCTCGGCCCGGTTCGATGGCACAAGCTGGTCGATTTCCGGCGCGGCGCCCTCAATGGAAGCGCGCGGCGCCACCCTGGCCGCGCTGGCCAGCACCACCGACAGCTCCAGCTGGTCCATCGCCGTCGAAGCGCCCGAGCCGGTGCCGGCAGCCACGACGCCTTATGTCTGGTCCGCCACCAAGTCAGCCGACGGCCAGGTCACCCTGACGGGCCTGGTTCCGGCGGCGGCATTACAGCGCTTCCTGGCCGTGCGAGCCGGGGAGGGCGCGATCGATGAAACCGCAGTCGATCCGACTGCGCCGGAGAACTTCGCCACCGACGTTCTCGCGGCCATCGATGCGCTCGCCGGTGTCACCGAGGGCGCTGCCCGGTTCGACGGCAGCCAATGGAGCCTCGAGGGCAAGCTGCGCGACGCCGATAGCGCTGCCACGATCGATACCGCCCTGGCCGCCGCGACGACGCCAGCCGACGCCTGGCTGCTGACATTGATCACCCCGCCACCTGCGCCAGGGGCCGCCGTAGTCACCGAACAGCCGGCTGAGCCGCCCGCGCTCGAACCCGCGTCCATCGATCCGGCTTACGCCTTCTCGGCCAGCCGCTTGCCCGATGGCACGGTGATTCTCAGCGGGCAGGTTCCCGCCGATCCGGCGATGCGCTATCTCGGCGCCATCACCAATGGTGACACCGCCGCTGTGAGCATTGCGCAGGGCGCACCAGAGAACTTCCTGCCGAGTGCCGAAGCCGGTCTGCGGGCGCTGATGCAGTTGACCGAAGGCCAGCTCGATTTCGCATCGGGCGCCTGGAGCCTCAAGGGTATTGCCGCCGACGAGGCCGTTCGCGACGCGGTGGTTGCGGCCGTGGCGGCGAATCCCGAAGGCAATAGCTGGAGCCTCACCGTCGACGTGCCGCCACCCGCGCCGGAGCCAGCCGTGGCCGCCGTCGCGACGACCGCCGCCCCGCCATCCGAGCCGGTCGCCGCCGTGGATATTGCGGCATGCCAGGCGCCATTGGCGGACTTCTCGGCCCGCAACGCCATCCTGTTCCAGTCTGGCCGCGCCATCATCGCCGCCGAGTCCGATCCGGCTTTGGCCGAGCTGGCCACCGATCTGTCGGCCTGTCCGGATGCCGTCGTGCATATCGAGGGCCACACCGATGCCGATGGCGACGAGCAGCTGAATCTGGCGCTTTCGGTGGCACGCGCCGAGGCCGTCGTCGAGGCGTTGGTGCAACGCGGCGTGACGCCGGCCCGGCTCTATGCCGTCGGCTACGGCGAGTCCAGGCCCATCGCCGATAACGAAAGCGCAGAAGGAAAGCGGCTGAACCGGCGCATCGTGGTGACGGTGACGGGCGAGCATTACTGA
- a CDS encoding alpha/beta hydrolase — MARSRTSPPDHAAFAGLPITQVTLAAGLRAAVHVAGRLSQARLPVVCIPGYQRNMSDFTAFADYFRRMGGGEWPVVLLDLPGRGRADDRLRAEDYSSLADARDVASILAALGISRAIILGQGHGGQVAMALATAHPLLIAGTVLLDSGPVTDSRGIVRLRNNLQHVEGLRGAKVTNAGFRQILAGNYPGLPDDRLAALMGRSHYLDKRGRARPLYDQRLIAALASINFDDVLTPQWPLFDALTCAPLMLLRTQLTDQLRRETFDEMVRRRPDATALTIAGQGSPALFDQREEIEAVAEFVIGTSTRLLGKAA, encoded by the coding sequence ATGGCCCGCAGCAGAACCAGCCCCCCAGACCACGCCGCCTTCGCCGGCCTACCAATTACCCAGGTCACGCTGGCGGCAGGGTTGCGCGCAGCCGTGCACGTGGCCGGGCGATTGTCGCAGGCGCGACTGCCGGTGGTCTGCATTCCCGGCTATCAGCGCAATATGAGCGACTTCACTGCCTTCGCCGACTATTTTCGACGCATGGGCGGCGGGGAATGGCCGGTGGTGCTGCTCGATCTGCCCGGTCGGGGACGGGCCGACGATCGCTTGCGGGCCGAGGACTACAGCTCATTGGCGGATGCACGGGACGTCGCCTCGATATTGGCGGCGCTCGGCATCAGCCGCGCCATCATTCTCGGACAGGGGCATGGCGGACAGGTGGCGATGGCATTGGCCACGGCGCATCCGCTGCTGATTGCAGGAACCGTATTGCTGGATTCGGGCCCGGTGACGGATTCCCGCGGCATCGTGCGGCTGCGCAATAATCTGCAGCATGTGGAGGGTCTGCGCGGCGCCAAGGTGACCAATGCGGGCTTCCGCCAAATTCTCGCCGGCAATTATCCGGGCCTGCCCGATGACCGGCTCGCGGCGCTGATGGGGCGCAGCCACTATCTCGACAAACGAGGCCGCGCCCGGCCACTTTACGATCAGCGCCTGATCGCAGCCCTGGCGAGCATCAATTTCGACGATGTGCTGACCCCGCAATGGCCGCTGTTCGATGCGCTGACCTGCGCGCCGCTGATGCTGCTGCGGACGCAACTGACCGACCAGCTTCGGCGCGAAACCTTCGATGAAATGGTGCGACGCCGACCCGACGCGACGGCGCTGACAATTGCCGGGCAAGGCTCGCCTGCACTGTTTGACCAGCGCGAGGAAATCGAAGCGGTGGCAGAATTCGTGATCGGCACCAGCACCAGGTTGCTCGGCAAAGCGGCGTAG